From the genome of Liolophura sinensis isolate JHLJ2023 unplaced genomic scaffold, CUHK_Ljap_v2 scaffold_14, whole genome shotgun sequence, one region includes:
- the LOC135481229 gene encoding serine palmitoyltransferase 1-like, which yields MIMAIIPATYNMYEMFQAVLQAPAYHLIFEALLIVWIIKLIFSKSYSPAKEILTEKEKDELIAEWTPEPLVPDTPPDHPVLLAMERNIIHGRAGKYVNIRSHECLNMATFNFLGLVNDKSVEDAVVVALKKYGVGSCGPRGFYGTMDVHLELEERLAKYMGCEEAIVYSYGFATIASAIPAYSKRGDVIFCDEGVCFAIQKGLVASRSKICYFKHNDMQDLERLLKIQQDDDRKNPRKAKVTRRFLVVEGIYAKSGSICPLPKLIEFKYKYKVRIFLEESFSFGVLGATGKGISEHFNVPVSDIDLIAASLETAISSMGGFCCGKKYVVDHQRLSGQGYCFSASAPPMTVSAAIQALNVMEEKPEMFERLRENCRKVHKGLSQIPGMKVDGVSVSPIKHLRLLDPSPERDLDNHTLQLIVDKAIDRGVAFTMARYLEKEEHKLPPPSIRVSVNSKLSDEEIQKAVSVLTSVCKAVLNTSYSNGGDWYVKESH from the exons ATGATCATGGCGATCATCCCAGCCACTTACAACATGTACGAGATGTTTCAGGCTGTTCTTCAG GCCCCGGCTTATCATCTCATATTTGAAGCTCTGCTGATCGTATGGATCATAAAACTGATATTCTCCAAAAGCTACAGTCCAGCAAAAGAGATTTTAACAGAGAAG GAGAAAGATGAGCTGATAGCAGAATGGACCCCTGAACCTCTGGTACCAGACACACCCCCTGACCACCCAGTCCTCCTGGCTATGGAGAGAAACATAATACATGG GCGTGCTGGGAAATATGTGAATATCAGAAGTCATGAATGCCTCAACATGGCCACTTTTAACTTCCTGGGTTTAGTCAATGATAAGTCAGTAGAG GATGCAGTGGTGGTGGCCCTGAAGAAATATGGGGTGGGCTCATGTGGTCCTCGGGGATTTTATGGAACTATGG ATGTTCATTTGGAGCTGGAGGAGCGCTTAGCCAAGTATATGGGTTGTGAGGAAGCTATTGTATACTCTTACGGGTTTGCTACAATAGCCAGCGCCATCCCAGCGTATTCCAAACGAGGGGATGTCATATTCTG tgatgaagGAGTGTGCTTTGCCATACAGAAGGGACTGGTTGCCTCACGCAGTAAAATCTGCTACTTCAAGCACAATGATATGCAGGACCTGGAGAGATTACTGAAGATTCAACAAGACGATGATAGAAAG AATCCTCGAAAGGCCAAAGTGACGAGGAGGTTTTTGGTTGTAGAAGGAATATACGCCAAGTCTGGCAGTATTTGCCCTCTTCCCAAACTG ATTGAATTCAAGTACAAGTACAAAGTTCGCATCTTCCTGGAGGAGAGTTTTTCATTCGGTGTTCTGGGAGCAACAGGAAAGGGCATAAGTGAACATTTCAATGTTCCA GTGTCAGACATAGACCTGATAGCAGCATCACTGGAGACGGCCATCAGTTCCATGGGGGGATTCTGCTGTGGCAAGAAATATGTAGTAGATCATCAG AGACTGTCAGGCCAGGGTTATTGTTTCTCTGCCTCTGCCCCACCTATGACTGTCTCAGCAGCTATCCAGGCTCTTAATGTCATGGAGGAAAAGCCAG AGATGTTTGAGCGGCTGCGTGAGAACTGCAGGAAGGTGCACAAAGGCCTGTCACAGATCCCCGGGATGAAGGTGGATGGGGTGAGCGTGTCCCCCATCAAACACCTGCGTTTACTGGACCCCTCCCCAGAGAGGGATCTGGATAACCACACCCTTCAGCTCATCGTTGACAAAGCCATCGACCGGGGGGTGGCATTCACCATGGCCCGCTACCTGGAGAAAGAGGAGCACAAACTTCCACCTCCCAG TATTCGTGTGTCTGTAAACAGTAAGCTGTCAGATGAGGAGATCCAGAAGGCTGTGTCTGTTCTCACCTCTGTCTGTAAGGCTGTCCTCAACACCAG TTACTCTAATGGTGGCGACTGGTATGTGAAGGAAAGCCACTAG